A region from the Gallaecimonas xiamenensis 3-C-1 genome encodes:
- a CDS encoding 3-deoxy-7-phosphoheptulonate synthase, producing MQKDALNNVHIRGEQVLVSPLELKAQIPVSSASLARIADARQAIADMIHGRDDRLLVVCGPCSIHDLEAAKAYATRLKALHDQYQDRLYIVMRVYFEKPRTTVGWKGLINDPHLDGSFDLETGLRLARELLVWLADLGLPVATEALDPISPQYLADLFAWSAIGARTTESQTHREMASGLSMPVGFKNGTDGSLSTAVNALQAASQPHCFMGINQGGQVAVLQTEGNPDGHVILRGGAKPNYDDASVKEALQNLQKSGLNEAIMVDCSHANSGKDHRRQPLVAREVLHQRQNGQKALMGMMLESNLVEGAQSAGPRDSLVYGQSITDACMGWDTTANLLAELFEGMQAVEEAC from the coding sequence ATGCAAAAAGATGCCCTGAACAACGTCCACATCCGTGGCGAACAGGTTCTGGTAAGTCCCCTCGAACTGAAAGCCCAGATCCCCGTATCCTCAGCCTCCCTGGCCCGTATCGCCGATGCCCGCCAGGCCATTGCCGACATGATCCACGGCCGTGACGACCGGCTGCTGGTGGTCTGTGGCCCTTGCTCCATCCATGATCTGGAGGCTGCCAAAGCCTACGCAACCCGCCTTAAGGCCCTCCATGATCAGTATCAAGACCGCCTCTATATCGTGATGCGAGTTTATTTTGAGAAACCCCGTACCACAGTAGGCTGGAAGGGCCTGATCAACGACCCGCACCTGGACGGCAGTTTCGACCTGGAAACCGGGCTGCGCCTGGCCAGGGAGCTGCTGGTCTGGCTGGCGGACTTGGGTCTGCCGGTGGCCACAGAGGCGCTGGACCCCATCAGCCCCCAATACCTGGCTGACCTGTTTGCCTGGTCTGCCATAGGTGCCCGAACCACTGAATCCCAGACCCACAGGGAGATGGCCTCTGGCCTGTCCATGCCGGTGGGCTTCAAAAACGGCACAGACGGCAGTTTGTCAACGGCGGTCAACGCCTTGCAGGCCGCCTCCCAGCCCCATTGTTTTATGGGCATCAACCAGGGCGGTCAGGTGGCGGTATTGCAGACCGAAGGTAACCCGGACGGCCATGTGATATTGCGGGGCGGCGCCAAACCAAATTACGACGACGCGTCCGTAAAGGAAGCGTTACAAAACCTGCAAAAATCTGGCCTGAATGAAGCCATCATGGTGGACTGCTCCCACGCCAACTCCGGCAAGGACCATCGCCGCCAGCCGCTGGTGGCCCGTGAGGTATTGCACCAACGGCAGAACGGCCAAAAGGCGCTGATGGGGATGATGCTCGAGTCCAATCTGGTGGAAGGAGCCCAATCGGCAGGGCCCAGAGACAGTCTGGTTTACGGCCAGTCCATCACCGATGCCTGTATGGGTTGGGACACCACCGCCAACCTGCTGGCCGAGCTGTTCGAAGGCATGCAGGCCGTAGAGGAAGCCTGCTGA